A section of the Streptomyces sp. CG1 genome encodes:
- a CDS encoding sigma-70 family RNA polymerase sigma factor, which produces MGIDPGEITAVSSHQAEPDAIERERLVAMHGRLVEREIVRYRTWHIDRADLRQAGILGLLIAASRFDPDRAVPFGAYAHTWVRKEIQRAVARQEFPAVVPTDLVGRTVAVRRALDENADSLNLAAAALGISPTTVAALHRQLRTAPAEDDEDLPAPGYTLTDPEHAAIARDFTSTVRTALTRIDPREAEALILRYGLDNRPERSFRQIGRHLGISDHTARKLVERAQAQLRRLVD; this is translated from the coding sequence ATGGGCATCGATCCCGGGGAGATCACCGCAGTGAGCAGTCACCAGGCCGAACCGGACGCCATCGAACGGGAACGCCTTGTGGCGATGCACGGCCGTCTCGTCGAACGCGAAATTGTTCGCTATCGCACCTGGCACATCGACCGGGCGGACCTGCGACAGGCCGGCATCCTCGGGCTGCTGATTGCCGCGAGCCGCTTCGATCCCGATCGCGCAGTGCCCTTCGGGGCATACGCGCACACCTGGGTACGCAAGGAAATCCAGCGGGCCGTCGCCCGCCAGGAGTTCCCCGCCGTCGTACCCACAGACCTCGTCGGCCGCACCGTCGCCGTGCGACGGGCGCTCGACGAGAACGCTGACAGCCTGAACCTGGCGGCTGCCGCGCTGGGCATCTCACCAACGACAGTCGCCGCACTCCATCGGCAACTGCGCACCGCACCTGCCGAAGACGATGAAGATCTGCCCGCACCCGGCTATACCCTGACCGACCCCGAACACGCCGCTATCGCACGGGACTTCACCAGCACGGTTCGGACCGCCCTGACCCGCATCGACCCGCGCGAAGCCGAGGCGCTGATTCTGCGCTACGGCCTGGACAACCGACCGGAAAGGTCATTCCGCCAGATCGGCCGTCACCTGGGCATCTCCGACCACACCGCCAGGAAACTCGTCGAACGCGCCCAGGCCCAACTACGCCGCCTCGTCGACTGA
- a CDS encoding DinB family protein has translation MSDHQRSEPSRIADERSSLAGFLDYQRQTLAMKCSGLTAEQLRQKAVPPSAISLLGLVRHLADVERWWFQNVINGEQFSSYWGRRPDGQFADFDVDKADPGEAFDIWHAACTRSRGIVDAAENLDIRGHHSDEDFSLRYVLTHMIEEYARHNGHADLLRERIDGATGQ, from the coding sequence ATGAGTGATCACCAGCGGTCGGAACCTTCGCGGATAGCCGACGAACGCAGCTCTTTGGCGGGCTTCCTTGACTACCAGCGCCAGACCCTGGCCATGAAATGCTCCGGTCTGACCGCTGAACAGCTCAGGCAGAAGGCGGTGCCTCCTTCCGCTATCTCCCTGCTGGGGCTGGTTCGGCACCTGGCAGATGTCGAGCGGTGGTGGTTCCAGAACGTGATCAATGGTGAGCAGTTCAGCAGCTACTGGGGACGCCGGCCCGACGGGCAGTTCGCCGACTTCGACGTCGACAAGGCCGATCCGGGTGAGGCATTCGACATCTGGCACGCGGCATGCACACGGTCGCGTGGCATCGTGGACGCCGCCGAGAATCTCGACATCCGCGGACACCACAGCGACGAGGACTTCTCGCTCCGCTATGTCCTCACCCACATGATCGAGGAATACGCTCGACACAACGGCCATGCCGACCTGCTCCGCGAGCGGATCGACGGAGCCACGGGACAGTAG
- a CDS encoding multicopper oxidase family protein yields MGVHSTHKFSSAWGPTKTLGYSTANATVDYLGPTIVTQQHRPNKVRFINNLPAAGTAVFPFDQPNNTITTHRHGGLQSVASDGSPLPNGVEVPPGGSQTQDYPNNQAAAPLWYHDHADAHGSYHVYEGLAGLAPNTDKLESSFGLPRGDFAKSYVLQDKSFNADYSLCYTHADPEFFGDRPVINGTIAPKQNVEPRRYTFTLVNGSDSRFYHLSLRQVAGSASAAPTMIVVGNDEGYLLHPTRVSGLLIAPGERYQAVVDFTSHNGQQWVLANDASAPYPGPDTAPLIPELMRFDVCSEVTSPDHSRVPKTIREANNAEPLASKLAQARLRTVQAGENTPGVTQIGDKNQLLNYFDPPTETPQLGSTEVWAMRNHGPDAHPFHEHIAELRLIGRWHVGQSDTSGKPVPGTIGPFEPAAAYESGPKDTFVSPPGYITAWVGKYTIPGTSVWHCHILSHEDGSSTGGTIEMMRPLAVGSKPQVQLPRVLTQERLDQLVRQP; encoded by the coding sequence GTGGGTGTACATAGCACGCATAAATTCAGCAGCGCGTGGGGGCCGACGAAGACGCTGGGCTACAGCACGGCCAACGCCACAGTGGACTACCTCGGACCGACCATCGTCACCCAGCAGCACCGTCCGAACAAGGTGCGGTTCATCAACAACCTGCCGGCAGCCGGCACGGCCGTTTTCCCGTTCGACCAGCCCAACAACACCATCACCACGCACCGCCATGGCGGTCTCCAGTCTGTGGCAAGCGACGGCTCCCCACTGCCCAACGGAGTGGAAGTCCCACCAGGTGGATCACAGACGCAGGACTATCCGAACAACCAGGCCGCGGCGCCCTTGTGGTACCACGACCATGCCGATGCGCATGGCTCATACCACGTCTATGAGGGCTTGGCAGGGCTGGCGCCCAACACCGACAAGCTTGAGTCGTCGTTTGGGCTGCCCCGGGGCGATTTCGCCAAGTCCTACGTACTCCAGGACAAGTCGTTCAACGCCGACTACTCACTGTGCTACACGCACGCCGACCCGGAGTTCTTCGGCGACCGCCCAGTGATCAATGGGACCATCGCACCCAAGCAGAACGTGGAGCCAAGACGCTACACCTTCACCCTGGTCAACGGATCGGACTCCCGCTTCTACCACCTGAGCCTCCGACAGGTTGCCGGATCTGCCTCGGCCGCGCCGACAATGATCGTGGTCGGCAATGACGAGGGCTACCTACTGCATCCCACGCGGGTGAGCGGCCTGCTCATCGCGCCCGGAGAGCGTTACCAGGCGGTTGTCGACTTCACCAGCCACAACGGCCAGCAGTGGGTGTTGGCCAACGACGCTTCTGCGCCCTACCCGGGACCTGACACAGCACCGCTGATTCCTGAGCTGATGCGATTCGACGTCTGCTCCGAGGTGACGTCTCCGGATCATTCACGGGTACCGAAGACAATCCGGGAGGCCAACAACGCCGAGCCGCTCGCCAGCAAGTTGGCGCAGGCTCGCCTCCGAACGGTCCAGGCCGGCGAGAATACGCCTGGTGTGACCCAGATCGGGGACAAGAACCAGCTGCTCAATTATTTCGACCCGCCTACCGAGACTCCTCAACTCGGCTCCACGGAAGTCTGGGCCATGCGCAACCACGGTCCCGACGCGCATCCCTTCCATGAACACATCGCCGAACTCCGGCTGATCGGAAGATGGCACGTCGGGCAGTCGGATACCAGCGGAAAGCCCGTACCCGGTACTATCGGCCCCTTCGAACCGGCAGCCGCCTACGAATCCGGTCCCAAGGATACCTTTGTATCCCCACCGGGCTACATCACTGCCTGGGTCGGCAAATACACCATCCCGGGAACCTCGGTCTGGCACTGTCACATCCTCTCCCACGAGGACGGCTCGTCAACGGGCGGCACTATCGAGATGATGCGCCCCCTCGCCGTTGGCTCGAAGCCGCAAGTCCAACTACCCCGCGTACTCACGCAGGAACGACTGGACCAGCTGGTGCGCCAGCCGTAG
- a CDS encoding class I fructose-bisphosphate aldolase produces MPSDAEALSPLHASVADAVRLGADAVGYTLYVGGPAQETDFRQLRQVREEAQRLGMPLIVWAYPRGAAIEAKGGRDSFYAVDYAARTASELGADMVKVNFPHPEKVSGVKDAYQHEFSPQQAINAVVRSANRTLVLVSGGEKAGDEAMLEKARQSMEAGATGLIFGRNVWQREHDESLRFVARLQEILSKYPYAGVPGA; encoded by the coding sequence ATCCCCTCCGACGCCGAGGCCCTCTCCCCGCTGCATGCGTCCGTCGCCGATGCGGTCCGCCTCGGAGCCGACGCGGTGGGCTACACGCTGTATGTCGGCGGCCCCGCCCAGGAAACCGACTTCCGGCAGCTTCGGCAGGTCCGGGAGGAAGCGCAGCGGTTGGGTATGCCGCTGATCGTGTGGGCGTACCCCCGCGGCGCGGCGATCGAGGCGAAGGGGGGCAGGGATTCCTTCTATGCCGTCGACTACGCCGCGCGAACGGCCAGCGAACTCGGCGCGGACATGGTCAAGGTGAACTTCCCCCACCCGGAGAAAGTGTCCGGAGTCAAGGACGCTTACCAGCACGAATTCTCCCCCCAGCAGGCCATCAACGCCGTGGTGCGTTCGGCGAACCGCACCCTGGTGCTGGTGTCCGGCGGGGAGAAGGCGGGCGACGAGGCCATGCTGGAGAAGGCACGCCAGTCGATGGAGGCAGGTGCCACGGGGCTGATCTTCGGCCGCAACGTCTGGCAGCGTGAGCACGATGAATCGCTCCGATTTGTGGCCCGGCTCCAGGAGATACTCTCCAAATACCCCTACGCAGGTGTACCCGGCGCCTGA
- a CDS encoding MFS transporter: protein MSTQTPFRPRPENAVLPAAASEPRTRRRAGSLPHGPGFWLVAAAFLVAMAFSAAPTPLYVLYQHRDHFSSFVVSVVFAAYAVGVIVSLFLAGHISDWLGRRRVLLPALLLEGVAALLFLLWPTLTGLIVARLVTGLGIGMITATATAHLGELHAVACPGARRTRADLTSTAANLGGLCLGPLVSGLLAQFVAGPLRTPYVVFIVLLLLSAVGVALAPETVQLGDERPAYRPQRVSVLPEDRAHFLASATAAFAAFAILGLFSSLAPGFVAVTMHHPSRALAGLVTLTAFGMAAAAQMLLGRAAVRHQLVVGLTSTSVGLVTVSAAVWLPSLALFLAGGAAAGAGAGILLKGSISTVADLAAPAARGETLAGLFLCGYVGLAIPVLGIGVATLYVSSQIALLGFAVAVLTLITAVGRRLLAYSGQTTMAAVEVAYRP, encoded by the coding sequence TTGTCGACCCAGACCCCCTTCCGTCCGCGCCCCGAGAATGCGGTCTTACCCGCCGCCGCCTCCGAGCCCCGCACCCGTCGGCGGGCAGGCTCCCTTCCGCACGGTCCGGGCTTCTGGCTCGTCGCGGCCGCCTTCCTCGTCGCGATGGCGTTTTCCGCCGCGCCGACTCCCCTCTACGTTCTCTACCAGCACCGTGACCATTTCTCGTCGTTCGTCGTCTCCGTCGTCTTCGCGGCTTATGCGGTGGGTGTCATCGTCAGCCTGTTCCTCGCCGGTCACATCTCCGACTGGCTGGGACGCCGCCGGGTCCTACTCCCGGCGCTGCTGCTCGAGGGTGTCGCCGCTCTGCTGTTCCTGCTCTGGCCGACGCTGACCGGCTTGATCGTGGCGCGGCTGGTGACTGGCCTGGGCATCGGCATGATCACCGCGACAGCCACCGCGCACTTGGGCGAGCTACATGCTGTGGCCTGCCCGGGGGCTCGCCGCACGCGTGCCGACTTGACGTCCACGGCGGCGAACCTCGGTGGTTTGTGCCTCGGACCGCTGGTCTCCGGCCTGCTCGCTCAGTTTGTCGCTGGCCCGCTTCGCACGCCGTACGTCGTCTTCATCGTCCTGCTGCTCCTCAGCGCAGTCGGCGTCGCTCTTGCCCCGGAAACCGTCCAACTCGGCGACGAGCGCCCGGCCTACCGTCCGCAGCGTGTCTCGGTTCTCCCGGAAGACCGTGCGCACTTCCTCGCCTCGGCCACTGCTGCCTTCGCTGCCTTCGCGATCCTCGGCTTGTTCAGTTCGCTCGCCCCCGGATTCGTCGCGGTGACGATGCACCATCCGTCCCGGGCCCTCGCCGGTCTGGTCACCCTTACCGCCTTCGGTATGGCGGCCGCAGCGCAGATGCTGCTCGGCCGGGCCGCGGTCAGGCACCAGCTCGTCGTCGGCCTCACGTCGACCTCGGTCGGCCTCGTTACGGTCAGTGCGGCGGTGTGGCTGCCGAGCCTGGCGCTGTTCTTGGCCGGCGGAGCGGCGGCTGGGGCAGGAGCGGGCATCCTGCTCAAGGGGTCGATCTCGACGGTGGCCGACCTCGCCGCCCCCGCGGCACGCGGCGAGACCCTCGCGGGACTCTTCCTCTGCGGCTATGTCGGACTGGCCATTCCAGTCCTCGGAATCGGCGTCGCGACGCTGTACGTCTCCAGCCAGATCGCGCTCCTTGGATTCGCTGTCGCGGTCCTGACACTGATCACGGCAGTCGGCCGCCGACTGCTGGCGTATTCGGGGCAGACCACTATGGCCGCAGTCGAGGTTGCTTACCGCCCATGA
- a CDS encoding DUF6009 family protein, producing the protein MSSLISADEISHETGIIWLEDIDSLDYVRQSLDRLPTRKGKPAYHRDGRMVGYALLGPGAKASRASGTFRRRVFWLLPHDRDSRPDGLYAKGAPAEGVDPRTVEARVKGYKTERSEGGPPSIAMQALGITLPL; encoded by the coding sequence ATGAGCTCCTTGATCAGCGCGGACGAGATCAGCCACGAGACAGGCATCATCTGGCTGGAGGACATCGACTCCCTCGACTATGTCCGCCAGAGCCTGGACCGGCTGCCCACCCGCAAGGGCAAGCCCGCCTACCACCGGGACGGACGCATGGTCGGCTACGCACTCCTCGGCCCCGGCGCCAAGGCCTCCCGCGCCTCCGGTACCTTCCGCCGCCGTGTCTTCTGGCTCCTGCCCCATGACCGCGACAGTCGGCCCGACGGCCTCTACGCCAAGGGAGCCCCAGCCGAAGGGGTCGACCCGCGCACCGTCGAGGCCCGCGTCAAGGGCTACAAGACAGAGCGCTCCGAGGGCGGCCCGCCCTCCATCGCCATGCAGGCACTCGGCATAACGCTCCCGCTGTAA
- the mobF gene encoding MobF family relaxase has translation MTMDIALITAGQMYRYYLRQVVVGDGRRPARTPLARAQEEAGVPAGRWMGRGLAALGLAAGDVVTEAQLRNLFGEKGRHPHADLIEADQLAAGKSPKAAWKAGALGRRVKVTGVDLVFRPQPTIYLLWALGDDETRRVIEAAHERAIERVLEWIEDQAAVIRFGKDGVYQVRPPGGLVAARFRHYEARSGGTTPARFP, from the coding sequence ATGACGATGGATATCGCACTGATCACCGCCGGGCAGATGTACCGCTACTACTTGCGCCAGGTCGTTGTTGGTGACGGCCGGCGCCCGGCTCGCACGCCGCTCGCCAGGGCTCAGGAGGAGGCCGGTGTCCCGGCCGGACGATGGATGGGCCGCGGACTCGCCGCCCTCGGCCTGGCCGCCGGGGACGTCGTCACCGAGGCACAGCTGCGCAACCTGTTCGGGGAGAAAGGGCGGCACCCGCACGCGGATCTGATCGAGGCCGACCAGCTGGCTGCGGGCAAGTCACCGAAGGCCGCGTGGAAGGCCGGGGCCCTCGGTCGCCGCGTGAAGGTTACGGGTGTCGACTTGGTCTTCCGTCCGCAGCCGACGATCTACCTGTTGTGGGCGCTGGGTGATGACGAGACCCGGCGGGTGATCGAGGCCGCGCACGAGCGGGCGATCGAGAGGGTGCTGGAGTGGATCGAGGACCAGGCGGCGGTGATCCGCTTCGGCAAGGACGGCGTCTATCAGGTCCGGCCGCCCGGCGGCCTGGTCGCCGCGCGCTTCCGCCACTACGAGGCTCGGTCGGGTGGGACTACGCCGGCGAGGTTCCCCTGA
- a CDS encoding IS982 family transposase: MNADLDTLATALFVKTDDLLKSSPHLAPWRPTVGIAPQLSDAELVTLAVMQAMLGFTSEARWLRHACAHLRHLFPYLPKQPGYNKRLRKAAGLIQHVIRLLAVNTTLWSDDVWVVDSTPVECGRSRETVKRSDLAGWAEYGYCASHSRFFWGLRLHLVRTLHGLPISFALTRAKADERETLLAMFEVEPGLLTGRPDQTLIGDKSYFGRDFESQLARWGILLVRPARKGEAERAGSQLFKPLRQVIESINESFKGQLDLERHHGRAPGGVMIRVLQRILALTAAIWHNDRTGQPVMCALTAYDH, translated from the coding sequence GTGAACGCTGACCTGGACACCCTCGCGACCGCACTGTTTGTGAAGACCGACGACCTGCTCAAGAGCTCGCCCCACCTGGCTCCGTGGCGGCCGACCGTCGGCATCGCGCCGCAGCTGAGCGACGCGGAACTGGTTACGCTCGCGGTGATGCAAGCCATGCTCGGCTTCACCTCCGAAGCACGCTGGCTCCGCCACGCCTGCGCCCACCTGCGGCACCTGTTCCCGTATCTGCCCAAACAGCCCGGCTACAACAAGCGACTGCGGAAGGCAGCCGGGCTGATCCAGCACGTCATACGCCTGCTGGCCGTCAACACCACCCTGTGGAGCGATGACGTGTGGGTGGTCGACTCCACGCCGGTCGAATGCGGGCGCTCCCGCGAGACCGTCAAACGCTCCGACCTGGCGGGATGGGCCGAGTACGGTTACTGCGCCAGTCACTCACGGTTCTTCTGGGGCCTACGGCTGCATCTGGTGCGCACCCTGCACGGCCTGCCCATCTCCTTCGCGCTGACCAGAGCCAAGGCCGACGAGCGCGAGACCCTGCTGGCGATGTTCGAGGTCGAGCCCGGCCTCCTCACCGGCCGGCCCGATCAGACGCTGATCGGCGACAAAAGCTACTTCGGCCGCGACTTCGAGAGCCAGCTCGCTCGGTGGGGCATCCTGCTGGTACGGCCGGCCCGCAAGGGCGAAGCCGAGCGCGCCGGATCCCAGCTGTTCAAACCGCTGCGACAGGTGATCGAATCGATTAACGAATCCTTCAAGGGCCAGCTCGACCTCGAACGCCACCACGGCCGCGCTCCCGGCGGGGTGATGATCCGTGTTCTGCAGCGAATCCTCGCGCTGACCGCCGCGATCTGGCACAACGACCGCACCGGGCAACCCGTCATGTGCGCGCTGACCGCATACGACCACTAG
- a CDS encoding IS256 family transposase encodes MLVDRARNDGLQLTGEGGLLQQLTKRVLESALEGEITDHVGYGKHDAAGRNSGNSRNGTRTKTVLTDVGRVEVKVPRDVAGTFEPQIVKKRQRRLTGVDEMVLSLSAKGLTHGEISAHLAEVYGADVSKQTITTITDKVMEGMAEWQSRPLDRVYPVVFVDAINVKIRDGQVANRPIYIAMAVTGEGTRDILGIWAGDGGEGAKHWLSVFTELRNRGVEDVFMLVCDGLKGLPDAVETVWPRTVVQTCIVHLIRNSIRYAARQDWDKVAKDLKPVYTAPSEAAATERFLEFSEKWGTKYPAVIKLWSDAWAEMVPFLSFDVEIRKVICSTNAIESVNARIRKAVRARGHFPSENAALKCVYMALMSLDPTGKGRRRWTMRWKAPLNAFQIAFEGRLTPITSN; translated from the coding sequence ATGCTGGTCGACCGCGCCCGCAACGACGGGCTGCAGCTGACCGGGGAGGGCGGGCTGCTGCAGCAGCTGACGAAGCGGGTGCTGGAGTCCGCCCTGGAGGGCGAGATCACCGACCATGTCGGCTATGGCAAGCACGACGCGGCGGGCCGGAATAGCGGCAACAGCCGCAACGGCACCCGCACCAAGACAGTGTTGACCGACGTCGGCCGGGTCGAGGTGAAGGTGCCGAGGGATGTGGCCGGCACCTTCGAGCCGCAGATCGTCAAGAAGCGGCAGCGCCGCCTGACCGGAGTCGACGAGATGGTGCTGTCGCTGTCCGCGAAGGGCCTGACCCATGGGGAGATATCGGCTCATCTGGCCGAGGTGTACGGGGCAGACGTGTCCAAGCAGACCATCACCACCATCACGGACAAGGTGATGGAAGGCATGGCCGAATGGCAGTCGCGTCCGCTGGATCGCGTCTACCCGGTCGTCTTCGTGGACGCCATCAACGTGAAGATCCGCGACGGCCAGGTCGCCAACCGGCCGATCTACATCGCCATGGCTGTGACCGGCGAGGGCACCCGGGACATCCTGGGGATCTGGGCAGGTGATGGCGGCGAGGGTGCCAAGCACTGGCTCAGTGTGTTCACCGAGCTCCGCAACCGTGGCGTCGAGGACGTGTTCATGCTCGTCTGTGACGGATTGAAGGGCCTGCCGGACGCGGTCGAGACCGTCTGGCCGCGAACTGTGGTGCAAACGTGCATAGTTCATCTGATTCGGAACAGCATCCGCTATGCGGCCCGGCAGGACTGGGACAAGGTCGCGAAGGATCTCAAGCCCGTCTACACCGCCCCGAGCGAGGCCGCCGCGACCGAACGGTTCCTGGAGTTCTCGGAGAAGTGGGGCACCAAGTATCCGGCCGTGATCAAGCTGTGGTCCGACGCCTGGGCCGAGATGGTGCCCTTCCTCTCCTTCGACGTCGAGATCCGCAAGGTGATCTGTTCAACGAACGCGATTGAGAGCGTGAACGCCCGCATCCGCAAAGCCGTCCGGGCCCGTGGCCACTTCCCGTCGGAGAACGCCGCGTTGAAGTGCGTCTACATGGCGCTCATGTCACTGGATCCGACCGGCAAGGGTCGGCGCCGCTGGACGATGCGATGGAAGGCACCGTTGAACGCCTTCCAGATCGCCTTCGAGGGACGCCTCACCCCCATCACCAGCAACTGA
- a CDS encoding LysR family transcriptional regulator, translated as MLTAIMIRDSWAMELRHLECFVAVAEELNFTRASQRLHVVQSGVSASVKALERELGIRLLERTSQRVALTDAGAALLPHARATLDAAQAARDAVDEVRGGLRGSITVGTLISVAAVDLPSILGRFHADHPEVTVRLRVSPSGSAGLAKALQDGELDVAFLLLPGSPPPGITARDLLSVSLVVVVRADHLLADRDEIPLARLAEESFIDFPVGYGNRTVADQAFATAGIQRQVALEVTDITTGAQYVRNGFGVALLPDFVAPTDPELRTLRVSDHPLRWTLSVATSTTRRPSAAVRALLEVVDQFMATHG; from the coding sequence TTGCTTACCGCCATCATGATTCGAGATAGTTGGGCCATGGAGCTTCGCCACCTGGAGTGCTTCGTCGCGGTCGCCGAAGAGCTCAACTTCACCCGCGCCTCCCAACGACTCCACGTCGTCCAGTCCGGCGTCTCGGCGTCGGTCAAAGCCCTGGAACGCGAACTCGGCATCCGATTGCTGGAGCGCACCTCCCAGCGCGTCGCCCTCACCGACGCCGGAGCCGCGCTGCTGCCGCATGCCCGTGCGACCCTCGACGCGGCCCAGGCGGCCCGCGATGCCGTGGACGAGGTGCGCGGCGGGCTCCGCGGCAGCATCACCGTGGGGACCCTTATCTCAGTGGCGGCTGTCGACCTCCCCTCAATCCTCGGCCGCTTTCATGCGGACCACCCCGAGGTGACGGTGCGCCTGCGCGTGTCGCCGAGCGGATCGGCGGGGCTGGCCAAGGCACTCCAGGATGGGGAGCTGGACGTCGCTTTCCTCCTGCTGCCCGGAAGCCCGCCCCCAGGAATCACAGCGCGTGACCTGCTGTCGGTCAGCTTGGTCGTGGTCGTCCGCGCCGACCACCTTCTGGCCGACCGGGACGAGATTCCGCTGGCCCGGTTGGCAGAGGAGTCGTTCATCGACTTCCCCGTCGGCTACGGGAACCGGACAGTGGCCGACCAGGCGTTCGCGACAGCCGGCATCCAACGCCAGGTGGCACTGGAGGTAACGGATATCACGACCGGCGCGCAGTATGTACGCAACGGCTTCGGCGTGGCGCTCCTGCCCGACTTCGTCGCGCCCACCGATCCCGAACTGCGGACACTGAGGGTGTCGGACCACCCGTTGCGCTGGACGCTATCGGTCGCCACGTCGACGACGAGGCGACCAAGCGCCGCTGTCCGCGCGCTGCTGGAAGTGGTGGACCAGTTCATGGCGACACACGGGTAA
- a CDS encoding IS630 family transposase, with the protein MAERVRVREIDDDEGRRLLRIIRRGTGSVVTWRRAQMVLLSAQGRPVAKIAEVTFTSPDRVRDLLHNFNADGFDSLYPKYKGGRPKTFSLPERREIKKITKSRPAEHGLPFSTWSLAKLADFLVAEGVVDDISHEGLRVLLREEGVSFQRVKTWKNSRDPDYSVKKARVEHLYAIADGEVIPEEGEPEVVFCVDEFGPLNLQPHPGRHWAERSGRHKDTGRDPRPRRRATYTRPHGVRHLFAAYDLAKDQLYGHVKKTKNRSKFLEFCRYLRSLHPMDVRIAIVCDNYSPHLTTKRCQRVGMWAAANNVEIAYTPTNSSWLNRIEAQFTALRYFALDGTDHASHKEQGSMIRRYIIWRNKHAADERLRKVVNRANVA; encoded by the coding sequence GTGGCTGAACGCGTGCGGGTCCGGGAGATTGATGACGACGAGGGCAGGCGGTTGCTGCGGATCATCCGCAGAGGCACGGGGTCGGTGGTGACCTGGCGGCGGGCTCAGATGGTGCTGTTATCTGCGCAGGGACGGCCGGTGGCGAAGATCGCCGAGGTGACGTTCACCAGCCCGGACCGGGTCCGGGACCTGCTCCACAACTTCAACGCGGACGGCTTCGACTCGCTTTATCCCAAGTACAAGGGTGGTCGGCCGAAGACCTTCAGCCTCCCGGAACGCCGGGAGATCAAGAAGATCACCAAGTCGAGGCCGGCCGAGCACGGCCTGCCGTTCTCGACCTGGAGCCTGGCCAAGCTGGCCGACTTCCTGGTCGCCGAGGGGGTGGTCGACGACATCAGCCACGAGGGCCTGCGGGTCCTGCTCCGCGAGGAGGGCGTCTCGTTTCAACGCGTGAAGACCTGGAAGAACTCACGTGACCCGGACTACTCAGTCAAGAAGGCCCGTGTCGAGCACCTGTACGCGATCGCCGACGGTGAGGTCATACCCGAGGAAGGCGAGCCCGAAGTCGTCTTCTGCGTGGATGAGTTCGGGCCGCTCAACCTCCAGCCGCACCCCGGCCGGCACTGGGCCGAACGCAGCGGCAGACACAAGGACACAGGCCGCGATCCCCGGCCCCGCCGCCGGGCGACCTACACCCGCCCGCACGGGGTCCGGCACCTGTTCGCCGCCTACGACCTGGCCAAAGACCAGCTCTACGGGCACGTCAAGAAGACCAAGAACAGGTCGAAGTTCTTGGAGTTCTGTCGGTACCTGCGCTCGCTGCACCCGATGGACGTGCGCATTGCAATCGTCTGCGACAACTACTCACCACACCTGACGACGAAGCGGTGTCAGCGAGTCGGGATGTGGGCGGCGGCGAACAACGTGGAGATCGCCTACACCCCGACCAACAGCTCCTGGCTCAACCGGATCGAGGCACAGTTCACCGCCCTGCGCTACTTCGCGCTGGATGGCACCGACCACGCCAGCCACAAGGAGCAGGGAAGCATGATCCGCCGCTACATCATCTGGCGGAACAAGCACGCCGCCGACGAACGCCTCCGCAAGGTCGTGAACAGGGCGAACGTTGCTTGA
- a CDS encoding EF-hand domain-containing protein — protein MGRTNATTATVARGRIFAMMDADGDGVISAHDYLSRVDRAVQATGRSEDDPLVVAARGEAHKAWGAMDANGDEKLTFEEYDAWVGADKFDNICRFALGSLFDLADADGDGALDKAEFAVLRTALNNAPTNAAAAFDALDADGDGRVDRDEYLASIRAYVIGDASPMGEALY, from the coding sequence GTGGGCCGCACCAACGCCACAACCGCCACAGTCGCGCGAGGGCGTATCTTCGCCATGATGGACGCGGACGGGGACGGGGTCATCTCGGCGCACGATTACCTCTCCCGGGTCGATCGGGCCGTCCAGGCCACGGGACGCTCGGAGGACGACCCACTCGTCGTCGCCGCCCGGGGGGAAGCCCACAAGGCGTGGGGAGCGATGGACGCGAACGGCGACGAGAAGCTGACCTTCGAGGAATACGACGCATGGGTCGGCGCCGACAAGTTCGACAACATCTGCCGGTTCGCCCTGGGATCACTGTTCGACCTCGCCGACGCCGACGGCGACGGCGCCCTGGACAAGGCAGAATTCGCGGTCCTGCGCACCGCGCTGAACAATGCGCCCACAAACGCTGCCGCCGCCTTCGATGCACTGGACGCCGACGGCGATGGGCGAGTGGATCGTGACGAGTACCTGGCGTCGATCCGTGCCTACGTCATCGGCGACGCCTCACCGATGGGCGAGGCCCTGTACTAG